One genomic segment of Sanyastnella coralliicola includes these proteins:
- a CDS encoding alpha/beta fold hydrolase, whose amino-acid sequence MELFYRKIGEEGRPLIILHGLFGSGDNWQTLARSYAEDHQVYLVDQRNHGRSPHADEFSYELMADDLAKFVEDHDLTDVDMIGHSMGGKTAMLFASEHSYALNKLIVADMAPKPYPLHHQKILEALMTADLNSLGTRGAVGKHLEQHIEEEGVRQFLLKNLYWKNKGELAWRFNVPVLNREIGVIVDETDQQICLTDTLFVRGSESNYITDEDQFYLSHYFPNSELETINGAGHWLHAEAPETFLAVTRTFLEAL is encoded by the coding sequence ATGGAATTGTTCTACCGAAAAATTGGTGAGGAAGGAAGACCTCTCATTATTCTTCACGGACTGTTTGGCTCGGGAGATAATTGGCAAACGTTAGCACGCAGCTATGCGGAAGACCACCAAGTCTACCTTGTTGACCAACGCAACCACGGTCGTTCTCCTCATGCTGATGAGTTCAGTTACGAATTGATGGCTGATGACCTCGCCAAATTTGTGGAAGATCACGATTTGACCGACGTTGATATGATTGGTCATTCGATGGGTGGAAAAACAGCGATGCTCTTTGCTTCAGAGCATAGTTATGCCTTGAATAAACTCATCGTTGCTGACATGGCTCCAAAGCCATACCCTCTTCACCACCAAAAGATACTAGAGGCACTGATGACAGCTGACCTAAATTCCCTTGGCACCCGAGGAGCTGTTGGTAAACACCTCGAACAACACATTGAAGAAGAGGGAGTGCGTCAGTTCCTACTGAAGAATCTTTATTGGAAGAACAAAGGAGAACTCGCTTGGCGATTCAATGTTCCGGTGCTGAACCGAGAGATCGGGGTAATTGTAGACGAAACCGACCAACAGATCTGTTTGACAGATACATTATTCGTTAGAGGTAGCGAATCAAACTACATAACTGACGAAGATCAGTTTTACCTTTCTCACTACTTCCCAAACTCTGAGTTAGAGACGATAAACGGCGCTGGACACTGGCTTCACGCCGAAGCGCCTGAAACTTTCTTAGCTGTCACTCGTACCTTTTTGGAGGCACTCTAA
- a CDS encoding pyridoxine 5'-phosphate synthase, whose amino-acid sequence MRKTSVRLSVNINKIATIRNARGGNTPNVALAAKNTEAFGAEGITVHPRPDQRHITYADVRELKEIVTTEFNVEGYPNAEFMKLVEEVKPHQVTLVPDPPGVLTSNAGWNTIEHADFLKDVIAQLSSWGARTSVFIETDEAMIEGAKACGSDRIELYTEAYATGFAKNPEEAVAPFVRSAAFARDIGLGVNAGHDLNLDNLAFFAQEVKGLQEVSIGHALISDALYYGLENTVQMYLGKL is encoded by the coding sequence ATGAGAAAAACTTCTGTCAGATTAAGCGTAAATATTAACAAGATCGCCACCATCCGTAATGCTCGAGGTGGGAATACGCCGAATGTGGCCCTCGCGGCCAAAAACACTGAAGCCTTTGGTGCTGAGGGAATTACAGTTCACCCAAGGCCTGATCAACGTCACATCACCTACGCCGACGTTCGAGAATTAAAGGAAATTGTGACAACAGAATTTAACGTTGAGGGGTATCCTAACGCTGAATTCATGAAGCTCGTTGAGGAGGTAAAACCACACCAAGTGACGCTTGTCCCAGACCCACCGGGTGTACTAACAAGCAACGCTGGATGGAACACCATTGAGCATGCCGATTTCTTGAAAGATGTCATTGCCCAGCTTTCTTCATGGGGAGCGCGCACCAGTGTATTCATCGAAACTGATGAAGCCATGATTGAAGGCGCGAAAGCATGTGGTTCAGATCGAATTGAGTTGTACACAGAAGCTTATGCTACCGGTTTTGCGAAAAACCCTGAGGAGGCTGTTGCCCCTTTTGTTCGATCAGCAGCATTTGCCAGAGACATTGGATTGGGCGTGAACGCAGGTCACGATTTGAACTTAGATAACCTGGCTTTCTTCGCTCAAGAAGTGAAAGGACTGCAAGAAGTTTCCATAGGCCATGCACTCATAAGCGACGCCTTGTACTATGGATTAGAGAACACGGTTCAAATGTACCTCGGCAAACTCTAG
- a CDS encoding CBS domain-containing protein — MDINNIITNEIPSLIAKDSIETAIQYMDDWKVGHLAVLDGKKFLGLLDESVLLSAEGVQNNVGEFELIDIKVSPKVHIFDVIELMVDYKLSMVAVVDEEGNYLGEILPFHIIECLADLTAVRQEGSVIVLEMNDVDYSLGDIARHVEANDAKVLSASVARMGDSRMVQVSLKINETSIRGIVQTLQRYNYTIKATYDAPNYQDDLRNRYDELMRYLNT, encoded by the coding sequence ATGGACATCAATAACATCATAACGAACGAAATTCCTTCGCTGATCGCGAAAGACAGTATAGAAACCGCAATCCAATACATGGATGACTGGAAAGTAGGCCATCTGGCTGTACTTGACGGAAAGAAGTTTCTTGGTCTTCTCGACGAATCAGTGCTGCTCAGCGCAGAAGGTGTTCAGAATAATGTTGGCGAGTTTGAATTGATCGATATCAAGGTTAGTCCGAAGGTGCACATCTTCGACGTGATTGAATTGATGGTTGACTACAAACTCAGCATGGTGGCTGTAGTGGATGAAGAAGGAAATTACCTCGGAGAAATCCTTCCGTTCCATATCATCGAGTGTTTGGCAGACCTCACAGCGGTTCGTCAAGAAGGTTCAGTCATTGTTCTTGAAATGAACGATGTCGATTACTCTCTTGGTGACATTGCCCGCCACGTAGAAGCAAATGATGCCAAGGTATTGAGTGCTTCAGTAGCTCGAATGGGCGATAGCAGAATGGTGCAAGTCTCGCTCAAGATCAACGAAACAAGCATTCGCGGAATCGTGCAGACCTTGCAGCGTTACAATTACACCATTAAGGCTACTTATGATGCGCCGAACTATCAGGATGACCTGCGCAATCGCTATGATGAGCTGATGCGCTATCTCAATACCTGA